A single Clostridium sp. AN503 DNA region contains:
- a CDS encoding argininosuccinate lyase codes for MRKQTKLAAVVSAAALLAIGASMTSFAATGWVEEDGQWYFYDKDGVRVEDEWKKSGDNWYWMDSEEDGAMATDKLIEDDDDTYYVDSNGVMVRNTWVKVVNEEQDDDDDPAEYHYYYMQSSGKAYKNTGDTSKVRKKTIDGKQYAFDEDGVMLYGWVGEDGTRLTGDTGWSDEDGNVYYFGGWEDGSMKTGWQRISVFDEEKDDDYDYWFNFKSNGQLRKGTEAKKLNGKYYRFDDRGVMVYQWSMKASGSEQTPSDWSYFNSPEDGARVTKGWFKVVAPNEDNSFLESDASFDKDKAEDESEKWYYADGDGELYAGEIKKIKGKYYGFAPTGYMLTGLCYLDIDGSSIDNVYENDMDSDTLDDIIDGNHKNKDGKIYYFGSNEDSDGAMKSGSTTISLDGSNYQFFFNNKGGAESRGYGITGIYDGKYIYQMGKRLKADSDEKYVLAFATDDYASEGVEAFKVSDKNLRKANPEVDGDATLTQDTDVNKDKDTVKAITGFTDNYYLINTSGAIQKGTKTGTKDGNDWYWYLNDGHIKMYTNNKSLSKTKWDNNAWKNIVTAGVNK; via the coding sequence ATGAGAAAGCAGACAAAATTAGCTGCAGTCGTATCTGCGGCAGCCCTGCTTGCTATCGGCGCTTCCATGACTTCCTTCGCAGCTACCGGCTGGGTTGAGGAAGATGGACAGTGGTATTTCTACGACAAAGATGGCGTAAGAGTAGAGGATGAATGGAAAAAATCTGGTGACAACTGGTACTGGATGGACAGCGAAGAGGATGGCGCTATGGCTACCGATAAGCTGATTGAAGATGACGATGATACCTACTATGTAGATAGCAATGGTGTTATGGTTAGAAACACCTGGGTTAAAGTAGTAAATGAAGAGCAGGATGATGATGATGATCCGGCTGAATATCATTACTACTATATGCAGAGCAGCGGTAAAGCATATAAGAATACCGGTGATACCAGCAAGGTAAGAAAGAAAACCATCGACGGAAAGCAGTATGCTTTTGATGAGGATGGCGTTATGCTGTATGGTTGGGTTGGCGAGGATGGTACTCGTTTAACTGGCGATACGGGATGGTCTGATGAAGATGGTAACGTATATTACTTTGGCGGTTGGGAAGATGGTTCTATGAAGACCGGCTGGCAGAGAATCTCTGTTTTTGATGAAGAGAAAGATGACGACTACGATTACTGGTTCAACTTTAAGTCTAACGGACAGCTCCGTAAGGGTACCGAGGCTAAAAAGCTGAACGGTAAGTATTATCGCTTTGATGACCGTGGTGTAATGGTATACCAGTGGAGCATGAAGGCAAGCGGTTCAGAACAGACTCCGTCTGACTGGTCTTACTTCAACAGCCCGGAAGATGGCGCTCGTGTAACCAAAGGCTGGTTTAAAGTAGTAGCTCCTAACGAGGATAATTCCTTCTTAGAAAGTGATGCTTCTTTCGACAAAGATAAAGCCGAGGACGAGTCTGAGAAATGGTATTATGCAGATGGTGACGGCGAACTGTATGCTGGCGAGATCAAAAAGATCAAAGGTAAATACTATGGATTTGCTCCGACTGGCTATATGTTAACTGGTCTGTGCTATCTGGATATTGATGGTTCTAGCATTGATAATGTGTACGAGAACGACATGGATTCCGATACTTTGGATGATATCATTGATGGTAATCACAAGAATAAAGATGGTAAGATCTACTACTTTGGCAGCAATGAAGATAGTGATGGTGCTATGAAGAGCGGATCTACTACCATTTCCCTGGATGGAAGCAACTACCAGTTCTTCTTTAACAACAAGGGTGGCGCTGAAAGCAGAGGTTATGGTATTACTGGTATCTATGATGGTAAGTATATCTACCAGATGGGTAAGAGGCTGAAAGCTGACAGCGATGAGAAGTACGTATTAGCATTTGCTACAGATGATTATGCAAGTGAGGGTGTTGAGGCATTCAAGGTAAGCGATAAGAATCTGAGAAAAGCTAATCCAGAAGTTGATGGAGATGCTACACTTACTCAGGATACCGATGTTAACAAGGATAAGGATACCGTTAAAGCAATTACCGGATTTACTGACAATTACTACCTGATTAATACCAGCGGTGCTATTCAGAAGGGTACTAAGACTGGCACAAAAGATGGTAATGATTGGTACTGGTATCTGAATGATGGTCATATCAAGATGTATACCAATAATAAATCTCTTTCCAAAACCAAGTGGGATAACAACGCTTGGAAAAACATCGTAACAGCTGGTGTTAATAAGTAG
- a CDS encoding ATP-binding protein, whose translation MIKRESYMNRIRPFIGLDIIKVLTGIRRSGKSVMMELIKEELIKRGISSSCFVSLNFEDMSNQYLCTAEALHEEIKRRVSAIEGRAYLFFDELQEVEGWERCINSLRVELDCDIYITGSNAKLLSGELATYLAGRYVEFVIYPFSYMEFYELYQMYYPDTPARDIFTKYVTYGGMPYLGNLRYEIEPCRQYLQDLYNSVVLKDIVKRNKIRDVDLLERIIAYVMANIGTTFSATAISKYFKNEQRTVAAETILNYIKACEDAFLFYRVRRQDLQGKKLLTVNEKYYVADHGVREAVMGENQRDINLILENIVYLELLRRGYRVTVGKTGEKEIDFVCEHQKDKLYIQVTYILATEDTIRREFGAYDSIRDNYPKYVVSLDEFDMSRNGIKHKNIRDFLMMGNWE comes from the coding sequence ATGATAAAACGAGAATCGTATATGAACCGTATACGCCCATTTATCGGTTTGGATATTATTAAAGTATTGACTGGGATTCGAAGAAGTGGAAAATCTGTCATGATGGAATTGATTAAGGAAGAATTGATAAAGCGCGGTATCTCATCGTCCTGTTTTGTTTCGCTCAATTTTGAAGATATGAGTAACCAGTATCTTTGCACAGCGGAGGCGTTACATGAAGAGATAAAAAGACGAGTATCTGCTATTGAAGGAAGGGCCTATTTATTCTTTGATGAACTCCAAGAAGTAGAGGGATGGGAGCGCTGTATCAATTCACTTAGGGTTGAACTGGACTGTGACATCTATATAACTGGCTCAAATGCAAAATTGTTATCTGGGGAATTGGCAACTTACCTTGCTGGACGATATGTGGAATTTGTTATCTATCCGTTTTCTTACATGGAATTTTATGAGCTTTATCAGATGTACTATCCAGATACGCCGGCCCGTGATATTTTTACGAAGTATGTAACATATGGGGGAATGCCTTATTTGGGAAATTTGCGATATGAAATCGAACCATGCCGTCAGTATTTACAGGATCTGTATAATTCTGTGGTTCTTAAAGATATAGTAAAGCGCAATAAAATACGTGATGTAGATTTGCTGGAGCGCATTATTGCTTACGTTATGGCCAATATCGGAACAACATTTTCCGCAACTGCAATATCAAAGTATTTTAAAAATGAGCAGCGCACTGTAGCGGCAGAAACCATCCTTAATTATATTAAGGCATGCGAGGACGCATTCTTATTCTATCGTGTACGGCGCCAGGATTTGCAGGGAAAAAAACTACTTACTGTGAATGAAAAATATTATGTTGCAGACCATGGAGTGCGAGAGGCTGTTATGGGTGAAAATCAGCGAGATATTAACCTGATCCTTGAAAATATTGTGTATTTGGAATTATTACGGCGTGGCTATCGAGTTACTGTGGGAAAGACTGGTGAGAAGGAAATAGATTTCGTATGTGAGCATCAGAAGGATAAATTGTATATCCAGGTGACATATATTTTAGCAACTGAAGATACAATCCGTCGTGAATTTGGCGCTTATGATTCTATTCGTGATAATTATCCTAAATATGTGGTGTCATTGGATGAATTTGATATGAGCAGAAATGGAATAAAACATAAAAATATCAGAGATTTTCTTATGATGGGTAATTGGGAATAA
- a CDS encoding argininosuccinate lyase, whose translation MRKQTKVVAVASAAALLAIGASMTSFAATGWVEEDGQWYFYDKDGNRVEDEWKKSGDNWYWMDSEEGGAMATDKLIDDEDDTYYVDSNGVMVKNTWVKVVNEDQDDDDPAEYHYYYMQGNGKAYKASNNTSTNTKFKTIDGKRYAFDDEGVMLYGWVDDQANRLSDDSGWSDVNTDSPVYYLGSWEDGAMKTGWQKITVYDDQEDEDMDHWFYFQSNGKRFQKSSTTTDEYRTKTVNGKKYAFDNRGVMVYTWAIASVNNANTSSGSNWGYFNSPEDGARITKGWFKVVPPNEDNTFDATFTDTNSFDVKDADDEDENWYYANGDGTLETGKIKKIKGKYYGFMPDDGREGAGKMMSGLNLLDVDANGNVIDVKLDDMDSDDIDDLLDGDYDTELASGYTLYYFGNDGDVDGAMKTGNVTVSIDGSSYSMQFSKSGGAEGKGRGVTGIDDKKYIYKAGIRMKAGSDDKYKVIKVTSNAGTDVDINATGVSVTKISGSKLRGTSTNYNSTGTYRNKDGDSLTYYKLDNNNYYLVNSSGSVVKNKASVKDGDDWFFFVDNYDVKLYTNEKVLKPAKVNGVFVDNGANLEDWKNGFVTPSR comes from the coding sequence ATGAGAAAGCAGACAAAAGTAGTTGCAGTAGCATCTGCAGCAGCCCTGCTTGCCATCGGCGCTTCCATGACTTCCTTCGCAGCTACCGGCTGGGTTGAGGAAGATGGACAGTGGTATTTCTACGACAAAGATGGCAACAGAGTCGAGGACGAGTGGAAAAAGTCCGGCGATAACTGGTATTGGATGGACAGCGAAGAAGGCGGCGCTATGGCTACCGACAAGCTGATCGACGATGAGGACGATACCTACTATGTAGATAGCAACGGTGTTATGGTTAAGAATACCTGGGTTAAGGTTGTTAACGAAGATCAGGACGATGATGACCCGGCAGAGTATCATTACTACTATATGCAGGGCAATGGTAAGGCATATAAAGCCAGCAACAACACCAGCACCAACACTAAATTCAAAACCATTGATGGCAAAAGATATGCGTTCGATGATGAAGGTGTTATGCTTTACGGTTGGGTTGACGACCAGGCTAATCGTTTAAGCGATGACAGTGGTTGGTCTGACGTAAATACAGATAGTCCGGTATATTACCTGGGCAGCTGGGAAGACGGCGCTATGAAGACCGGTTGGCAGAAAATCACTGTATATGATGATCAGGAAGATGAGGATATGGATCACTGGTTCTACTTCCAGAGTAATGGTAAGAGATTCCAGAAGAGCAGCACAACTACTGATGAATACAGAACCAAAACTGTTAATGGTAAGAAATATGCTTTTGATAACAGAGGTGTTATGGTTTACACCTGGGCTATCGCTAGTGTAAACAATGCTAATACCAGCAGTGGTTCCAACTGGGGATACTTCAACAGCCCTGAAGACGGCGCACGCATTACCAAAGGCTGGTTCAAAGTAGTTCCTCCGAATGAGGATAACACTTTTGACGCTACCTTTACAGACACCAACTCCTTTGATGTAAAGGATGCTGACGACGAGGACGAGAACTGGTACTATGCAAATGGTGACGGAACTCTGGAAACCGGTAAGATCAAAAAGATCAAAGGCAAATACTATGGCTTCATGCCTGATGACGGCAGAGAAGGCGCTGGCAAGATGATGAGTGGCCTGAACCTTCTGGATGTAGACGCAAACGGTAATGTTATCGATGTTAAGCTTGACGATATGGACAGCGATGATATTGACGATCTGCTTGATGGTGATTACGACACCGAGCTTGCTAGTGGATACACTCTGTATTACTTTGGCAATGATGGCGATGTTGATGGCGCTATGAAGACTGGAAATGTAACCGTAAGTATTGATGGCAGCAGTTATTCCATGCAGTTCAGCAAATCCGGCGGTGCAGAAGGTAAGGGCCGCGGTGTAACTGGTATTGATGATAAGAAATATATCTACAAAGCCGGCATCAGAATGAAAGCTGGCTCTGATGATAAGTATAAAGTAATCAAGGTTACTTCGAACGCTGGTACAGATGTTGATATTAATGCAACAGGAGTTTCTGTAACCAAGATTTCCGGAAGCAAGTTGAGAGGTACTTCTACCAACTATAATAGCACTGGCACATATAGGAATAAGGATGGCGACAGCCTGACCTACTATAAGCTGGATAATAATAATTACTACTTAGTAAATTCCAGCGGCAGTGTAGTAAAGAATAAAGCCAGCGTTAAAGATGGCGATGACTGGTTCTTCTTTGTTGATAATTACGATGTTAAGCTGTATACCAACGAAAAAGTACTTAAACCGGCTAAGGTTAACGGTGTCTTTGTTGACAACGGCGCAAACCTTGAGGATTGGAAGAACGGTTTTGTAACCCCTAGTCGCTAA
- a CDS encoding helix-turn-helix domain-containing protein, producing MQRLLSNLLHVDVMECEYKEQKKLPLFLLDGYEIKLINIAGTDILFVNPKVPVTFSALKKHWKKFEQLTGFPCVIFDDNYTYYGKKRMIEMGIPFVFGNEDIYLPFMGVVLTRKRSFTLPEVDEFSPATQKILLKALYEKWEMVSTKEISQRLQVSRMTVGRCLMELQALGLPLVQIKGKTKYFAFAGDRKSLYDLCKPYFINPVAKSITLKEIPGNVNCLGGISAIAYYSMLSDGRYPTYAVSREEYSRLNEARCGQCSRTETPACRLHVLRYKIEQNGAIDPLSAILCLSDQEKEDPRIESAIEIILEDLWNG from the coding sequence ATGCAAAGATTATTAAGCAATTTATTACATGTAGATGTCATGGAATGTGAATATAAGGAACAAAAAAAATTGCCGCTATTTTTATTAGATGGCTATGAGATTAAACTGATTAATATTGCAGGAACAGATATCTTATTTGTCAACCCCAAAGTGCCTGTCACTTTTTCAGCACTTAAGAAACATTGGAAGAAGTTTGAGCAACTGACCGGTTTTCCTTGTGTGATATTTGATGACAATTACACCTATTACGGCAAAAAACGAATGATTGAGATGGGAATCCCATTTGTATTCGGAAATGAAGATATTTATCTGCCATTTATGGGCGTTGTGCTGACCCGCAAAAGAAGCTTTACACTGCCGGAGGTGGATGAGTTTTCACCTGCTACGCAGAAAATACTGCTGAAGGCGCTGTATGAAAAGTGGGAGATGGTTTCTACGAAAGAAATCAGCCAACGCTTGCAAGTTTCTCGAATGACAGTTGGAAGGTGCCTGATGGAACTACAGGCCCTGGGACTACCGCTAGTGCAAATAAAAGGAAAAACAAAGTATTTTGCATTTGCGGGAGACAGAAAATCGCTTTATGATTTGTGTAAACCATATTTTATAAATCCAGTAGCAAAATCCATTACCTTAAAAGAAATTCCGGGCAACGTAAACTGCCTTGGCGGAATCTCTGCAATAGCTTATTATTCAATGTTGTCAGATGGAAGATATCCTACTTATGCAGTAAGCCGAGAAGAATATTCTCGGTTAAATGAAGCGAGGTGCGGACAGTGCTCCAGGACGGAGACGCCTGCCTGCAGGTTGCATGTTTTGCGGTATAAGATAGAACAGAATGGCGCTATCGATCCATTAAGTGCCATTCTATGTCTGTCTGATCAGGAGAAAGAAGACCCCAGGATTGAAAGCGCTATAGAAATAATATTGGAGGATTTGTGGAATGGTTAA
- a CDS encoding phosphotransferase gives MNRIGLICRYIKENPHSTQRELAQKMDLSLGTVNTLIKECTRQRLIAQEKSIAGTYEVTGAGDAFLEQFKVDGALIIAAGFGSRFVPLTFETPKGLLEVFGERMIERQICQLHEVGITDITIAVGYLKEKFEYLIDKYQVKLLYNPEYSCKNTLATIYHARRVLSGRNMYLLSSDNWMRENMFHSYECGAWYSSAYMEGDTSEWVLTYNKKGRITDIAVGGRDAWVMYGPVFFSKEFSEAFLPILEKDYHTPGTEQFYWENALFGHLDKLEMDINRQPEDQVYEFENLEELRKFDTRYQNRSDNKALELVSEVFQIPESDIHDIRCLKSGMTNKSFLFQVNGRHYICRIPGLGTELLINRQEESEVYEAIRPLDLSEHIIYMNGRTGYKISEYYEGARNSRADNWEDVAACMAALHRLHDSGLTVDHDFDIRERISFYERLCSAHGGTLFEDYETVRGWMEELMDRLDRLGRPKALAHIDSVADNFLFLPDGSVRLIDWEYSGMCDPLIDIGMCSIYSYYDEEAVEKLMDIYFGRPAIEEERLAVYSYIALGGFLWSLWAVYKASLGEEFGEYTLIMYRYAKDYYRKITDMVQE, from the coding sequence ATGAACCGAATCGGTCTGATCTGTCGTTACATTAAAGAAAATCCGCATAGTACCCAGAGGGAACTGGCGCAAAAAATGGATCTGTCACTGGGAACTGTCAACACCCTGATCAAAGAATGCACCCGCCAGAGACTGATCGCACAGGAGAAAAGCATCGCAGGAACTTATGAGGTGACTGGCGCAGGGGATGCTTTCCTGGAACAGTTCAAGGTGGATGGCGCGCTGATCATTGCCGCCGGGTTCGGCTCCCGCTTTGTTCCGCTGACCTTTGAAACGCCCAAGGGGCTTCTGGAGGTGTTTGGAGAGCGGATGATCGAACGGCAGATCTGCCAGCTGCATGAAGTGGGGATCACGGATATTACGATCGCTGTAGGATATTTAAAGGAAAAGTTTGAATATCTGATCGATAAATACCAGGTGAAGCTTCTCTATAATCCGGAGTATTCCTGCAAAAATACTCTCGCAACCATTTATCACGCCCGCAGGGTCTTGTCCGGGCGCAACATGTATCTTCTGTCCTCCGATAACTGGATGCGCGAAAATATGTTCCACAGCTATGAATGCGGCGCATGGTATTCTTCTGCTTATATGGAGGGGGATACTTCAGAGTGGGTCCTTACCTATAATAAGAAAGGACGAATCACAGACATTGCCGTTGGCGGACGGGATGCCTGGGTGATGTACGGGCCGGTTTTCTTTTCAAAGGAATTCTCGGAAGCGTTCCTGCCTATACTGGAGAAAGATTATCATACCCCCGGCACCGAGCAGTTTTACTGGGAAAATGCATTATTCGGGCATCTCGATAAACTGGAAATGGATATCAACCGTCAGCCTGAAGACCAGGTCTATGAGTTTGAGAACCTGGAGGAACTGCGCAAATTCGACACACGGTATCAGAACCGTTCTGATAATAAAGCGTTGGAGCTGGTTTCGGAGGTTTTTCAGATACCTGAGTCCGATATCCACGATATCCGCTGTTTAAAATCCGGTATGACCAACAAATCCTTCCTGTTTCAGGTAAATGGTCGCCACTATATCTGCCGGATACCAGGACTTGGGACGGAGCTTTTGATCAACCGGCAGGAGGAGAGTGAGGTTTATGAAGCAATACGTCCGCTGGATCTGTCTGAGCATATCATTTATATGAACGGACGCACTGGATATAAGATCTCTGAATATTATGAAGGCGCACGCAATTCACGGGCCGACAACTGGGAGGATGTGGCCGCCTGTATGGCTGCACTGCACCGGCTGCATGATTCCGGGCTGACTGTGGACCATGATTTTGATATCCGGGAGCGGATCTCCTTCTATGAAAGACTTTGCAGCGCCCACGGAGGCACGCTGTTTGAGGATTATGAAACGGTACGGGGTTGGATGGAGGAATTGATGGACCGTCTAGACCGTTTGGGCCGGCCAAAAGCTCTGGCCCATATCGACAGCGTGGCTGATAACTTCCTGTTCCTGCCGGACGGTTCCGTGCGTCTGATCGACTGGGAATATTCGGGCATGTGTGATCCCCTGATCGATATTGGTATGTGCTCCATTTATTCCTATTATGATGAAGAGGCGGTGGAGAAACTGATGGATATTTATTTTGGACGTCCTGCCATAGAAGAGGAACGTCTGGCTGTTTATTCCTATATTGCTCTGGGCGGGTTCCTGTGGAGCCTTTGGGCCGTCTATAAAGCCTCTCTTGGTGAAGAGTTTGGTGAATACACTTTGATCATGTACCGGTATGCCAAAGATTATTATCGGAAAATTACCGATATGGTGCAGGAATAG
- a CDS encoding cell wall-binding protein, which yields MRNKRRLTAVALAGMMGAMTLSSSFTAYAAAGWVQTGNTYVYYDADGSIHKGWVNTGNGYYYTDLSTGQMVTGWKLINNNWYYFQPNGLMATGWVQDGGKYYYTLTDGTMHKGWINIGNDYYYLKEDGSMVTGWYQMDNAWYYFNTDNGKCILNTPCEIDGSWYIFGSDGKMLTGWQQVDGYYFYFHTDGKMLTGWLSDGTNKYYMNPANGRMSTGWTVIDNYYYFFNNSGHRQTGWIIDNGSYYYLDPNADGRMVAGTTMTIGGVSYSFASNGVCNTGGNVGNAYNTNSNNNNSYNSPTGGNNTYNNNNNNNFNNNNYVNSGPGASGGNNNNTYNTPGGTNTNSSPTTNASPSGNSTPGGSNSPSSNYGYDLQPGLTGGPKP from the coding sequence ATGAGGAACAAACGACGTCTGACTGCTGTGGCACTTGCGGGCATGATGGGAGCGATGACGCTGTCTTCCAGTTTTACGGCTTACGCGGCTGCCGGCTGGGTGCAGACCGGGAACACATATGTATATTATGACGCTGATGGTTCCATACACAAAGGCTGGGTGAACACCGGCAACGGTTATTATTACACGGACCTTTCTACCGGACAGATGGTCACCGGATGGAAACTCATCAACAACAACTGGTATTATTTCCAGCCAAACGGCCTGATGGCTACCGGATGGGTGCAGGACGGCGGCAAGTATTACTACACTCTGACCGACGGCACCATGCACAAAGGCTGGATCAACATTGGCAATGATTACTACTATCTGAAGGAAGACGGTTCCATGGTCACTGGCTGGTATCAAATGGACAATGCCTGGTACTATTTCAACACCGACAACGGCAAGTGCATCCTGAATACTCCCTGCGAAATTGACGGAAGCTGGTATATTTTCGGTTCCGACGGAAAGATGCTGACCGGATGGCAGCAGGTGGACGGTTACTATTTCTACTTCCACACAGATGGCAAGATGCTGACCGGATGGCTGAGTGACGGCACCAACAAGTATTACATGAATCCGGCTAACGGCAGGATGTCCACTGGATGGACCGTGATTGACAATTACTACTATTTCTTTAACAATTCCGGACACCGGCAGACGGGATGGATCATAGATAATGGCAGTTACTATTATCTGGATCCGAATGCAGACGGACGGATGGTGGCCGGTACCACGATGACCATCGGCGGAGTATCCTACTCCTTTGCTTCAAACGGAGTATGCAACACCGGCGGAAATGTAGGAAATGCATATAACACGAACTCCAACAACAATAACAGCTACAACTCCCCGACCGGCGGGAACAATACATACAATAACAACAATAATAACAATTTCAATAACAATAATTATGTAAACAGCGGCCCTGGCGCTTCGGGCGGAAATAATAATAACACCTATAACACTCCGGGCGGCACAAATACAAACTCATCACCAACTACCAACGCTTCGCCGAGCGGCAACTCGACACCAGGCGGATCTAATTCCCCCAGCAGCAATTACGGTTACGATCTGCAGCCGGGACTGACCGGCGGACCGAAACCGTGA
- a CDS encoding PRD domain-containing protein, translating to MYRVIKVLNNNGILVFDMQREEEAILLGSGVGFGKRINERFELKETDAVKRYAIVGREEKNRTGRQVIGGVEPVYLETAGRIVDAGRQALGEMNPNILIPLADHIAFAAKRVKSGVVLDNPLHAAIQILYPEEYQAALAAREIIREMADCLLPETEVGYIALHLRAGRMDEKLEESLKTVSLLEKLTALVEERLGIDLDPHSFAYERFMAHLRYLVACIKNSDPISLDIDEYARTQFPDSYKIAIEACALMAQELQRDIPKEAVGHLGIHIERLRA from the coding sequence ATGTATCGCGTGATCAAGGTTCTGAACAACAACGGAATACTGGTTTTTGATATGCAGCGTGAGGAAGAAGCCATTTTGCTGGGGAGCGGCGTAGGTTTTGGAAAACGCATAAATGAACGTTTTGAGCTAAAAGAGACAGATGCGGTAAAACGTTATGCCATCGTCGGCAGGGAGGAGAAAAACCGCACGGGACGCCAGGTGATCGGAGGAGTGGAGCCGGTTTATCTGGAAACGGCGGGGCGTATCGTGGATGCAGGAAGACAGGCTTTAGGGGAGATGAACCCCAATATCCTGATTCCGCTGGCGGACCATATCGCATTTGCTGCAAAACGCGTGAAGAGCGGAGTCGTGCTGGACAATCCTCTTCACGCGGCGATCCAGATTTTGTATCCCGAAGAATATCAGGCGGCGCTGGCTGCCCGGGAGATCATACGGGAGATGGCGGACTGCCTTCTGCCCGAAACGGAGGTCGGTTATATCGCTCTCCATCTCCGGGCCGGGCGTATGGATGAGAAGCTGGAAGAGTCTTTAAAGACGGTGTCGCTTTTGGAAAAGCTGACGGCGCTTGTGGAAGAACGGCTGGGGATCGACCTGGACCCGCACTCCTTTGCGTATGAACGGTTCATGGCTCATTTGCGTTATCTGGTGGCGTGCATAAAGAATTCCGATCCCATCAGCCTTGATATAGACGAGTATGCCAGGACCCAGTTCCCGGATTCCTATAAGATTGCCATAGAGGCGTGTGCACTCATGGCGCAGGAGCTTCAGCGGGATATTCCGAAAGAGGCTGTGGGACACCTGGGGATCCACATTGAACGGTTGAGGGCGTAG